CAATTCCAAAGTAAGCGGTCATCTGATCTTGCAGCACCTGCCTACACTCAAAATGAAAAAGAATGACCAGTATGAATGGCCGAGTGGAACAGAAGAAGAAAGGTATTACTGGGTGCCGAATTCGAAAAAGCTGTTTTACAAAACGCAAACCGCATACAAGGAGTTAGACTTACCGACTGGCCTGAAATACGATCATAACATGACGACATTCCCTTCTTACTCCAACGATATGAAGTACCGGTATATGCGAACCAATACAGAGGAATACATGCTGGATTTGCAGACAGGGAAAAAGGTCAATTTGAAGGATTCCGTGTTCACTGAGAGCTACTTGGACAAGATTGTTTGGTCGCCAGCAGGGCATCAGATGGCAGTAGAACAGCACGCTCGTACTTCCAATTCTCAAGACTCGTATATGTACATGCAATCATGCAAAGAAGTCACGAAATGCAGCTATCCATTCGGTTCTCCTGACAAGGGAATGCCTGGCTATTACGACTTAAGTGACAATCAGCGCATCATCGGCTGGGCAAAGGACGGCAAGTCGTATTATGTAGCTGATCTCGCATCGATCCACTATAGCGATTTTTCGCCTGAAAAGTTGGGGCCTTCCAACAATGTCATTGAACTGCGATCATAAAAAAGAAGCCGTCTCCCGTATGATACGAGAGGCGGCTTTCTCTTTCGATTATTCGTGACCTTCCAGATCAGTAATGAGTGTCCATAATGACATACCTTTGGAAGCCTTGAACAAAAAGGCATGTTTTTCATCCCGTAGCGGCAGTAGAGCAGCCATTGCCTCTGCTTTGGTCGCGAAGTGCAACTTTTTCCCTGCATAAGCATCATGGAGATGGCGTGAATCTTCACCGATTGTCACGAGCAGCTCGAAGCGCTCGGCGATGTCTTGAATCGAGGCTCCGACGCCCGCGTGCATAGCCCTGCTATCTGGTCCAAGCTCGTACATGTCACCTAACACGACGATTCTTGCGCACTCAGGGTATAGCTCAGCAAATGTCCGTACGGCAGCCTCCATGGAGACGGGGCTGGCATTGTACGCATCACTGATATACACAGTAGCGTGCTTCCCGTTGATTTGCTCAAATCGCATGGCGGAGAGCTGAACGGTGGACAAGGCATAAGCGATTTGCTCCGTATCCATTCCGAGCCTCTTGGCAATCGCGACAGCAGGCAGTGCATTCAGGACACTGTGGCGGCCGTGGAGCGGAAGGAATGCCTCGAAATACTCCCCGGAGGCAAGGTATACTTTGAAACGAGTCCCACCTTCAACCGTTTCGATTTGCTCTGCCCAAATATCCGCTTTCTCATTAACAGAGTAGTACATGAGTTCACCCGGATACAGATGGGCTATCAACCGAAGATACTCCGAATCCTTATTGAGCAGCACAAGCCCGTCAAGAGCGGTATGAGGAAGCAGTTCCGCCTTTGCGAGAGCTATTTTTTCACGCGTGCCAAAATACTCAATATGGGACTCTCCGATAAATGTAATCACGCTAATATCTGGCTGGACCAGCGAAGCGAGCAGATCAATTTCCCCGGCGTGGTTCATCCCGAGCTCCAGTACAGCAGCTTGATGGTTTTCTTCCATCTGCAATAACGACAAAGGTACACCGATGTGGTTGTTGAAGTTTTTATATGTCTTGTATACAGGCGAACGGCTCGCAAGTACGTGTGCCACGATGTCCTTCACGGTTGTTTTCCCGATACTTCCGGTAATGGCGATGCGAGGGAACGAAAAGCTTTTCCGATAAGCGGCAGCCAGCTTTTGAAAGCCACGCAGTGTATCATTGACGAGAATTAACCCAAAATCGTTTGGCAAGTCCCCAGGAATCTTCTCCTGATTCGAAACGAGAGCAGCTACGGCTCCTTGCTCAGCTGCTTGTAACAAAAAATCATGTCCATCCCGTGCGCCGCCTGTCAGCGCTACAAACAAAGATCCCACAGTCAGCTCGCGGGTATCAAAGTGAACGGATGACAAGGCAAGCCCTGGGGAACCAGCGATCAAAATCCCTTCTGCGTTGATTGCTGCCTGATCCAGTGCAATTGGTTTCATCTGCACGAACTCCTTTTTCTTGTTATCCTGTTTCAACCTCGAAGTCATGCTACCATGCGTTAAGTAGCTCCGCAAGACAAAAGTGAGGGAATATGATACGATCAATCCTTACATACATAACTATCCACATACATGAGGAAGAAAGGAGTCTCCCATGGAAAAAAGTATTTTTACCAAAATCATGGATGGTGAAATTCCTGCTCGTATCGAGTATGAGGACGAGCACGTCATTGTCATCCACGATATTGCACCAAAAGCACGCGTTCACTTGTTGATCATCCCGCGTAAGCCAATTCCGACGCTAATGGATGTAAGCGCCGAGGACCTGCCGCTGATCGGACATATCCACCATGTAGCACAACTTCTGGCGAAAAAGCTGGAGCTGCCAGGATTTCGCTTGATTAACAACTGTGGCAAAGAGGGTGGGCAAGAGGTTTTCCACATCCATTATCACCTGTTGTCCGGTTTTTACGAATAAAATTGAACTAAAGGTTGACCTTCTTTAGTCAATTATCCTATAATGAAGTGTGACAGTCTGTTCGTACGTTCGACTCAGGCGTCCCACGGTTTTAGCGGAGGGAGGGAAGACAAATGGCAGAAATTCGAGTCAAGAAAAACGAGTCTTTGGATAGCGCACTTCGCCGCTTCAAGCGTGAAAGCGCAAAATCCGGGGTGATGGCGGAACTGCGTAAACGTCGCCACTTTGAGAAGCCTAGCATTAAGCGCAAGAAGAAATCCGAAGCAGCTCGCAAACGCAAGTTTTAATTGACGGAGGGCTCATCATGAGTGTAATGGAGCGACTCGATCAAGATATGAAGCAGGCAATGAAGGACAGAGCTGCTCTAAAACTCTCTGTTATTCGCATGGTGAAAGCCGCATTAAAGAACGAAGAGATTAACAAGGGCAGACTTTTGTCTGAAGACGAAGTGCTGACCATCTTGACTCGTGAGTTAAAACAACGCCGTGAATCCCTCCACGAATTTGAGAAGGCAGGCCGCGTGGAACTTGCCTCGAAAACGCGCGAAGAGATCGACGTGCTCTCCGCTTACTTACCCGCTCAGCTTAGCGAAGACGAAATTCGTGATATCGTTCGGGAAGGTATCGCAGCTACCAATGCCTCCTCCAAAAAGGAGATGGGCAAAGTGATGGGTGCGATCATGCCGAAAGTGAAAGGCAGAGCAGACGGAAACCTCGTGCAAAAGATTGTATCTGAGGAACTACCATCGTAGACGCGAGTAACACCTCATATAGATACGAACAGAAAAACTCAACCTGTAAAGGTTGGGTTTTTCTTTTTTCCAAATGTGAAAGAAATATGAAACGATTGCCAACCTCTTTCGTATACCTTATTGCACACAAGTTGAAGCTGATAGAAGGAAAGGAGGTACATGCAATGAGTGCAACAAGGCTAGTAAAAAGCCGCGTGCGATTGCTTTTTTCACTTCTTTGCCTGATTATGGGTATGACGATGCTTTTTGCTCCCGCGTCCACAACAGCCAAGACCTATCAAAAAGCTGTCTGGATTCCAGTAGATAGCACGATCGAGCGAGGGCTGGAGAGCTTTTTACACAGAGCATTTGCTGACGCACAGCAGCAACAGGCAGATCTTGTTATCTTGCATATCAATACGCCAGGTGGAGAAGTGAACGCTGCCGACCAGATTGGGCAGTTGATCCGTCAGGCTCCCATGCATGTGATAGCCTACATTGATAACCAGGCTTTTTCAGCGGGAACTTACATCGCCCTGAATGCAAATGAAATTATTATGACTCCGGGTAGTAGCATGGGGGCAGCCACACCGATTGACTTGGCAGGGAATGCAGCAGATATCAAGTTCATTTCCGGTTGGAGTAATAAAATGAAGGCGGCAGCTGAGCTGAATAATCGCAATCCTGACGTTGCTCGCGCGATGGTGGAAATCGATACAGAATTCCCGGGATTAAAGCCAAAAGGCACGGTGCTCTCTCTCGATGCCCAGCAAGCGAAGCGGTTGGGTTATGCGGATGATGTGGTGTCCAATAAGGAAGAACTGCTAAAAAAGCTTGGCATTCAGCCAGATTCCCTTCAGGCCATTGAGCCAACCGGTGGCGAGCTGGTAGCTAGATGGGTGACGAGTCCCATTGTGATGAGTCTTTTGCTCATCATTGGATTGGGAGGAATTGTAGTTGAACTGTTTGCTCCTGGCTTTGGGGTTGCGGGGACGATTTCGCTCTTCGCCTTTAGTCTGTATTTCTTCGGTCATTATGTAGCGGGATTTGCCAACTGGTTGCACATCGGACTGTTTGTCGTCGGAATCTTACTGATGCTTCTGGAAATTTTTCTTCCGGGCGGCATTGT
The window above is part of the Brevibacillus brevis NBRC 100599 genome. Proteins encoded here:
- a CDS encoding UDP-N-acetylmuramoyl-tripeptide--D-alanyl-D-alanine ligase — translated: MKPIALDQAAINAEGILIAGSPGLALSSVHFDTRELTVGSLFVALTGGARDGHDFLLQAAEQGAVAALVSNQEKIPGDLPNDFGLILVNDTLRGFQKLAAAYRKSFSFPRIAITGSIGKTTVKDIVAHVLASRSPVYKTYKNFNNHIGVPLSLLQMEENHQAAVLELGMNHAGEIDLLASLVQPDISVITFIGESHIEYFGTREKIALAKAELLPHTALDGLVLLNKDSEYLRLIAHLYPGELMYYSVNEKADIWAEQIETVEGGTRFKVYLASGEYFEAFLPLHGRHSVLNALPAVAIAKRLGMDTEQIAYALSTVQLSAMRFEQINGKHATVYISDAYNASPVSMEAAVRTFAELYPECARIVVLGDMYELGPDSRAMHAGVGASIQDIAERFELLVTIGEDSRHLHDAYAGKKLHFATKAEAMAALLPLRDEKHAFLFKASKGMSLWTLITDLEGHE
- a CDS encoding histidine triad nucleotide-binding protein, whose protein sequence is MEKSIFTKIMDGEIPARIEYEDEHVIVIHDIAPKARVHLLIIPRKPIPTLMDVSAEDLPLIGHIHHVAQLLAKKLELPGFRLINNCGKEGGQEVFHIHYHLLSGFYE
- the rpsU gene encoding 30S ribosomal protein S21, with the translated sequence MAEIRVKKNESLDSALRRFKRESAKSGVMAELRKRRHFEKPSIKRKKKSEAARKRKF
- a CDS encoding GatB/YqeY domain-containing protein — translated: MSVMERLDQDMKQAMKDRAALKLSVIRMVKAALKNEEINKGRLLSEDEVLTILTRELKQRRESLHEFEKAGRVELASKTREEIDVLSAYLPAQLSEDEIRDIVREGIAATNASSKKEMGKVMGAIMPKVKGRADGNLVQKIVSEELPS
- a CDS encoding NfeD family protein encodes the protein MSATRLVKSRVRLLFSLLCLIMGMTMLFAPASTTAKTYQKAVWIPVDSTIERGLESFLHRAFADAQQQQADLVILHINTPGGEVNAADQIGQLIRQAPMHVIAYIDNQAFSAGTYIALNANEIIMTPGSSMGAATPIDLAGNAADIKFISGWSNKMKAAAELNNRNPDVARAMVEIDTEFPGLKPKGTVLSLDAQQAKRLGYADDVVSNKEELLKKLGIQPDSLQAIEPTGGELVARWVTSPIVMSLLLIIGLGGIVVELFAPGFGVAGTISLFAFSLYFFGHYVAGFANWLHIGLFVVGILLMLLEIFLPGGIVGAIGFLSIVTGLVMAAYDTKQGLASLGVAALVTVIVAFMLVKKYGVKGLFNKFVLGETQSSEEGYVAPRDQRELEGKSGIALTPLRPAGVVKVEGKRVDAVSVGGFIEAGTAITVVQVEGTRIVVAELEQKE